From one Culex quinquefasciatus strain JHB chromosome 3, VPISU_Cqui_1.0_pri_paternal, whole genome shotgun sequence genomic stretch:
- the LOC6037267 gene encoding heat shock protein 23, producing the protein MSLIPLLFRDSFMDDLLRPSILDKAVFDDEFPSEFLVAFNGIPTRRGNKRRCACNPEENKIVQKKIKEGFEVSINVQNFKPEEISVKMVDNYITVEGKHEEKQDEHGFVSRHFVRKYRLPEGHDLEKVASSLSSDGVLTVRAPRLALLEAPAMDRTIPVLRAEKTVSDKSNVNE; encoded by the coding sequence ATGTCGCTAATTCCCCTCCTGTTCCGGGACAGTTTCATGGACGACTTGCTGCGCCCAAGCATTTTGGACAAGGCAGTTTTCGATGATGAATTTCCGTCCGAATTTCTTGTGGCATTCAACGGCATTCCAACTCGTCGAGGAAATAAACGACGCTGCGCATGTAACCCAGAGGAAAATAAGATCGTTcagaagaaaatcaaagaaggCTTCGAAGTCAGCATCAATGTCCAGAACTTCAAGCCAGAGGAAATCTCCGTCAAAATGGTGGACAATTACATCACAGTCGAGGGAAAGCACGAGGAAAAGCAGGACGAGCACGGATTTGTGTCGAGGCATTTTGTTCGAAAGTACCGACTTCCGGAGGGACACGATCTGGAAAAGGTTGCATCGTCACTCTCATCCGATGGAGTGCTGACCGTTAGGGCTCCCAGATTGGCATTACTTGAAGCACCAGCAATGGACAGGACAATTCCAGTTTTACGAGCGGAGAAGACTGTTAGTGATAAATCGAATGTTAATGAATAA
- the LOC119770528 gene encoding THAP domain-containing protein 2-like has protein sequence MPSYRCVVCQLSSRFVKSKNLSISFHGFPSDPDKKQAWKEFCGTDTGVVCSEHFSDDCFLGAREEKNKRRRLVNKAVPTLRFPVTTHATRILSTTYSQENDSSYFGVQPTKEDFSEEDFSQSFDYIAEEDMSEEDAVSAKDDIISDLRSQVDEYKTQLEDTTKKLNEMEEAIFDRDCIIEDLRKKLDDVQNGLLPDQIKIEIND, from the exons ATGCCGTCCTACAGATGTGTTGTGTGCCAACTATCGTCGAGATTCGTTAagtcgaaaaacctttccatttCCTTTCACGGTTTCCCAAGTGATCCAGACAAAAAACAAGCATGGAAAGAGTTTTGTGGCACCGACACAGGTGTGGTGTGCTCGGAGCACTTTTCCGACGACTGCTTTCTTGGAGCGCGCGAAGAAAAGAATAAACGCCGTCGGTTGGTTAACAAGG ctGTACCCACTTTGCGGTTCCCTGTGACGACTCATGCAACAAGAATCCTGTCGACTACCTACTCCCAAGAAAATGATTCCTCTTATTTTGGTGTTCAGCCTACGAAGGAGGACTTTTCTGAGGAAGACTTTTCCCAGTCCTTTGACTACATAGCAGAAGAAGACATGTCAGAGGAAGATGCAGTTTCGGCAAAGGATGACATAATTTCCGATCTCAGGAGCCAAGTTGATGAATATAAAACACAg CTGGAAGACACGACCAAAAAGTTAAACGAGATGGAAGAAGCCATTTTTGACCGAGATTGTATCATCGAGGACCTCCGCAAAAAGCTGGACGATGTCCAGAATGGATTATTACCCGACCAAATTAAAATAGAGATTAATGATTAA
- the LOC6037266 gene encoding protein lethal(2)essential for life — translation MSIIPILFRDSFMDDFMRPSIMEKSLFDDEFPANLLVANIPTRRGPKRRRCTCVTENQQNNAVQKKSRESFEVSIDVQNFKPEEISVKMVDNYITVEGKHEEKQDEEGFVSRHFVRKYRLPEGHDLEKVASSLSSDGVLTIRAPRLALPEVPAKERSIPIVRTEQIAEDEPKSQKTAD, via the coding sequence ATGTCCATCATTCCGATTTTGTTCCGGGACAGTTTCATGGACGATTTCATGCGTCCGAGCATTATGGAGAAATCATTATTCGATGATGAATTTCCGGCAAATCTTCTCGTGGCCAACATACCCACTCGCCGAGGACCAAAACGACGTCGTTGTACGTGTGTCACCGAGAACCAGCAAAACAATGCCGTTCAAAAGAAGTCCAGAGAAAGCTTCGAAGTCAGCATCGATGTCCAGAACTTCAAACCAGAGGAAATCTCCGTCAAAATGGTCGACAATTACATTACAGTTGAGGGAAAGCACGAGGAGAAACAGGACGAGGAAGGATTTGTGTCGAGGCACTTTGTTCGGAAGTACCGACTTCCGGAGGGACACGACCTGGAAAAGGTTGCATCGTCACTGTCATCCGATGGAGTGCTGACCATTAGGGCTCCCAGATTGGCACTGCCAGAAGTACCAGCAAAAGAAAGGTCGATACCAATCGTGCGGACAGAGCAGATTGCTGAGGATGAACCCAAAAGTCAGAAAACAGCTGATTAA
- the LOC119770529 gene encoding THAP domain-containing protein 2-like — protein MPSYRCVVCQLSSRFVKSKNLSISFHGFPSDPDKKQAWKEFCGTDTGVVCSEHFSDDCFLGAREEKNKRRRLVNRAVPTLRFSVTTHGTRILSTTYSQENDPSYFGVQPMKEDFSEEDFSQSFDYIAEEDMSEEDAVSAKDDIISDLRSQVAEYKTQLEDTTKKLNEMEEAIFDRDCIIEDLRKKLDDVQNGLLPDQIKIEIND, from the exons ATGCCGTCCTACAGATGTGTTGTGTGCCAACTATCGTCGAGATTCGTTAagtcgaaaaacctttccatttCCTTTCACGGTTTCCCAAGTGATCCAGACAAAAAACAAGCATGGAAAGAGTTTTGTGGCACCGACACAGGTGTGGTGTGCTCGGAGCACTTTTCCGACGATTGCTTTCTTGGCGCGCGCGAAGAAAAGAATAAACGCCGTCGGCTGGTTAACAGGG CTGTACCCACTTTGCGGTTCTCTGTGACGACTCATGGAACAAGAATCCTGTCGACTACCTACTCCCAAGAAAATGATCCCTCTTATTTTGGTGTTCAGCCTATGAAGGAGGACTTTTCCGAGGAAGACTTTTCCCAGTCCTTTGACTACATAGCAGAAGAAGACATGTCAGAGGAAGATGCAGTTTCGGCAAAGGATGACATAATTTCCGATCTCAGGAGCCAAGTTGCTGAATATAAAACACag CTGGAAGACACGACCAAAAAGTTAAACGAGATGGAAGAAGCCATTTTTGACCGAGATTGTATCATCGAGGACCTCCGCAAAAAGCTGGACGATGTCCAGAATGGATTATTACCCGACCAAATTAAAATAGAGATTAATGATTAA
- the LOC119770533 gene encoding heat shock protein 23-like, with protein MSLIPLLFRDSFMDDLLRPSILDKAVFEDEFPSEFLVAFNGIPTRRGNKRRCACNPEENKIVQKKIKEDFEVSINVQNFKPEEISVKMVDNYITVEGKHEEKQDEHGFVSRHFVRKYRLPEGHDLEKVASSLSSDGVLTVRAPRLALLEAPAMDRTIPVLRAEKTVSDKSNVNE; from the coding sequence ATGTCGCTAATTCCCCTCCTGTTCCGGGACAGTTTCATGGACGACTTGCTGCGCCCAAGCATTTTGGACAAGGCAGTTTTCGAAGATGAATTTCCGTCCGAATTTCTTGTGGCATTCAACGGCATTCCAACTCGTCGAGGAAATAAACGACGCTGCGCATGTAACCCAGAGGAAAATAAGATCGTTcagaagaaaatcaaagaagacTTCGAAGTCAGCATCAATGTCCAGAACTTCAAACCAGAGGAAATCTCCGTCAAAATGGTGGACAATTACATTACAGTCGAGGGAAAGCACGAGGAAAAGCAGGACGAGCACGGATTTGTGTCGAGGCATTTTGTTCGGAAGTACCGACTTCCGGAGGGACACGATCTGGAGAAGGTTGCATCGTCACTCTCATCCGATGGAGTGCTGACCGTTAGGGCTCCCAGATTGGCATTACTTGAAGCACCAGCAATGGACAGGACAATTCCAGTTTTACGAGCGGAGAAGACTGTTAGTGATAAATCGAATGTTAATGAATAA
- the LOC6037265 gene encoding protein lethal(2)essential for life, which yields MSIIPILFRDSFMDDFLDDFMELPRERFFTRAYPNDMLMAINNLPLRRGYQRSCPYNQVRKENQAKDGSFQVSVDVQHFKPEEISVKMNGNYVTVEGKHEEKQDEQGYVFRHFVRKYQLPEGHDLEKVASSLSSDGVLTIKAPRLALPEAPETDKFIPIVKTGKPAKQIENGNVNKENKTIAAEKQ from the coding sequence ATGTCGATCATCCCAATTCTGTTCCGAGACAGCTTCATGGATGACTTCCTGGACGATTTCATGGAGCTTCCGAGGGAACGATTCTTCACCAGAGCATACCCAAATGATATGCTGATGGCCATTAATAACTTGCCCCTCCGTCGAGGATACCAACGATCTTGCCCGTACAATCAAGTTAGAAAGGAAAACCAGGCTAAGGATGGCAGCTTCCAAGTCAGCGTTGATGTTCAGCATTTCAAACCAGAGGAAATTTCCGTTAAAATGAATGGAAATTACGTCACAGTTGAGGGAAAGCACGAGGAAAAGCAGGACGAGCAAGGTTACGTGTTTAGACACTTTGTCCGAAAGTATCAGTTGCCAGAAGGACACGATCTGGAGAAGGTAGCGTCGTCACTCTCATCCGATGGAGTGCTCACCATTAAAGCTCCCAGATTGGCACTGCCAGAAGCACCAGAGACGGACAAGTTCATTCCTATTGTGAAAACGGGAAAACCTGCCAAGCAAATCGAAAATGGAAATGTCAACAAAGAAAATAAGACAATTGCTGCTGAAAAACAGTGA
- the LOC119770532 gene encoding protein lethal(2)essential for life-like, giving the protein MSIIPILFRDSFMDDFMRPSIMEKSLFDDEFPANLLVANIPTRRGPKRRRCTCVTENQQNNAVQKKSRESFEVSIDVQNFKPEEISVKMVDNYITVEGKHEEKQDEEGFVSRHFVRKYRLPEGHDLEKVASSLSSDGVLTIRAPRLALPEVPAKERTIPIVRTEQIAEDEPKSQKTAD; this is encoded by the coding sequence ATGTCCATCATTCCGATTTTGTTCCGGGACAGTTTCATGGACGATTTCATGCGTCCGAGCATTATGGAGAAATCATTATTCGATGATGAGTTTCCGGCAAATCTTCTCGTGGCCAACATACCCACTCGCCGAGGACCAAAACGACGTCGTTGTACGTGTGTCACCGAGAACCAACAAAACAATGCCGTTCAAAAGAAGTCCAGAGAAAGCTTCGAAGTCAGCATCGATGTCCAGAACTTCAAACCAGAGGAAATCTCCGTCAAAATGGTCGACAATTACATTACAGTTGAGGGAAAGCACGAAGAGAAACAGGACGAGGAAGGATTTGTGTCGAGGCACTTTGTTCGGAAGTACCGACTTCCGGAGGGACACGACCTGGAAAAGGTTGCATCGTCACTGTCATCCGATGGAGTGCTGACCATTAGGGCTCCCAGATTGGCACTGCCAGAAGTACCAGCAAAAGAAAGGACGATACCAATCGTGCGGACAGAGCAGATAGCTGAGGATGAACCGAAAAGTCAGAAAACAGCTGATTAA